ACTTATAAAATAACTTGTCATAACGCCCATTAGTAAAGCGCCTAATACATTTATGATTATAGTAGATAGGGGAAATGTTGTATTGTGAATCATGACTGATGTTAAATACCTTAAGCCACCGCCAAAAGCACCACCTATAAAAATTGCAAGATAGACCATATATAAACCTCCTCATTAAAAAAAGAGAAACTTTACGTTTCCCTTAAATTATTCCAAAGAATCTTATAATAACAATAATATGATAAATAATAACGATGAATAAAGCAATTGGTAATAGTTTGTTCAATTTAGAAATTGTTTTGTGTTTATCAGTTTGATACTTTATTGATTTGTCAGTCGTAATAACTGCAATAAATAATAATATACCGTTTAAAATACTGCTTATTAAAACGAGGGAAACTAATGATCCAAACATCGTTTCTACGAGTGGATTCTGTGCACTTAAAAATAAACTGATAATAATGAGTACAACTGATATATAAAAATAGCGTTTAGCTTTATCCATGATGCCCTCCAAAAAGTCTATATAATCGTTTATATTAACATATAAATTATTTTAATGCATCTAATAACTGCATGACTTCATCAAAGTCATCCATTTTTTTACAATGGCTAGGAATGATAAAAAGTGGAGGTTTCATATCAGTTTTTAAATCGATTAGTTTTGAGTGAGTTTCAATAAAAAGTTCTCCATTATAAGCTTTACGCAACAATCTTTTAGTTGGTAAGTTGTTTTTTTCAATATTTGAACGACACCATGCAGCGTCACTACACATGAAAATCATGAGGTTTGAAAACTTCATCATTAAACCAATCTGTCCAGGCATTGCTCCAGGTAATTCGTAACTGACTAACGCATCTTGATTAAAAACTTTAAAACCTTTACCTAAAATAGGATGGTCGGTTTGAACAAAATCTTCTACGAATTCAATCCGCTCTTTAAAATCATCAGGCATAACGTGGAAACTTAATTGTAGATTATTATTCGTCACTTGTTGTGTAATAAAGTTATGATATGCTTCATTAGAAGTGATAATAGTAGCATTTTTAAAAGCATTTAAATACCCTATGTGGTGGCTTGCAAAGTTTGTGATAATACAATAATCAATTTCATCAGGATGAACATGATCTTTTAATAATTGACTAGGCAAAGTTTCATATATTTTATAATCCTGCCTATGAAATAATTTTAAAGTTTTTAACTCTGTACTTGGCTTAACATGCTCAGAGAACCCTGTATTAATTAATATTTTAAAATCATTTATTTCTAAATAATAAGAAAAAATATAATACCGTTCAACTAGACTTTTATTACTATTGAGGAGGACTGCTTCGTCACCTAGAAATGATCCAGTAGTATAAAGTTTGAACTGTTTTATTGTTTCTGAATTCTCAGCCATCAAAAATCACCACCTAAGTAATTATATTTATATTACTTACAATTATTTCAAAATATATATTTAAGTTAATTATGACATAAAACCATCCAAAATACATTTATAAGAACTCAATATTGTTATTTAAATCAAATGATTTAGTAAGCGATTGCAAACTATGGTACGATAAATTCACATAAGTTAGAAAGGAATGAATTTCATGAGTAATCTTAAAGTACAAGTTTTTGCTGATGGTGCAGACATCAAAGAAATGAAGCAAGCGTATCAAAATAAAGAAGTAGACGGTTTTACAACTAATCCTAGTTTAATGAAAAAAGCGGGTGTAACAGATTATAAAACATTTGCTGAAGAAGTAGTTAAAGCAATTCCAGATGCTTCAATATCATTTGAAGTATTTGCGGATGATATAGAAACGATGGCTAAAGAAGCTGAAATATTAAAACAGTATGGTGAAAATGTATTCGTAAAAATTCCAGTAGTGAACACTCAAGGTGAATCAATGATTCCACTTATTAAACAGCTTTCTGAAAATGATGTAAAAGTTAACGTTACTGCTGTTTATACGATTGAACAAGTAAAAGAAATTGTAGAAGTAATTAAACCAGGTGTTGAAACATATGTTTCAGTATTTGCTGGAAGAATTGCAGATACTGGAGTGGATCCACTACCACTAATGAAAGAATCAGAAAAAGTGTGTCATAGTAAAGAAGGCGTTAAATTGTTATGGGCTAGTTGTAGAGAGTTATTTAATGTAGTTCAAGCAGATGAAATTGGTGTAGATATTATTACATGTCCAAAAGATGTTGTTGCTAAAGTACCTAACATTGGCAGAGACGTTAATGAATTATCAGTAGATACCGTTCAAGGATTTGCTAAAGATATTAAAGCAAGCGGATTAAGCATTCTTTAAAATATAAATAAAAGCAACTCATAATCTTGAGTTGTTTTTTTATTTATATTTTAAAATGTAGGGATACCTAAAACTTAAATAAGCAGAATAATTTATATTATTTTACTATAACTAATTCATTAACTTGTCTTAAGTTTTGTTATATAATCAAATTTCAGTGAAAAAATGGAGTGTTGAATATGGCAAACAATTTAAGAATTGCTCAAAGAGGAGCATATATTAGTTTAGTTACTTATATAGTGCTATCTATTTTAAAATATATAGTCGGTACAAGTTATCATTCATCAGCATTAAGAGCGGACAGTTTAAATAATTTAACAGATATATTTGTTTCTGTAGCAGTTCTTATCGGTTTAAAAATTTCAATCAAGCCTGCAGATAAAAATCACCCGTATGGACATATGAAGACAGA
This portion of the Mammaliicoccus vitulinus genome encodes:
- a CDS encoding transaldolase; the protein is MSNLKVQVFADGADIKEMKQAYQNKEVDGFTTNPSLMKKAGVTDYKTFAEEVVKAIPDASISFEVFADDIETMAKEAEILKQYGENVFVKIPVVNTQGESMIPLIKQLSENDVKVNVTAVYTIEQVKEIVEVIKPGVETYVSVFAGRIADTGVDPLPLMKESEKVCHSKEGVKLLWASCRELFNVVQADEIGVDIITCPKDVVAKVPNIGRDVNELSVDTVQGFAKDIKASGLSIL